From Proteus vulgaris:
AAGCCATTCCTGAAAAATTACTCAGTGCTGGCTTTGAGTTTCGCTACCCACATTTAGAAGAGGCATTAAAAGATATTATAACCACAGGAAAATAATCTCTTTTTCTATTTTCAATAATTCGATGTGACTAGTGCGAATAAATATTCTACCTAATAGATACTCTAAATAATTCAAGGTGTAGCTAGACGACAAGTAAATGAGTCACTAGGAGCATACAATAGTATGTGACTAGTGCGAATGAACGCAGTCAACAACGCTACAACTTGAAGTATGACGAGTAACGACGAGTATACTTAGCGGGCAGGCTTATCGCCTTCCCACCTTTGAAACAAATCATCAGGTAAATCAATCTCAAACTGATCAAGTACACGATTAACCGTTTGATTGACAATATCATCAATGGTTTTAGGCTGAAAATAGAATGCTGGTACAGGTGGCATAATCACGGCACCTAACTCAGAAGCTTGTGTCATTAAACGCAAATGACCTAAATGCAGAGGCGTTTCACGCACACACAACACCAATTTACGCCCTTCTTTCAGCACAACATCTGCAGCACGAGTGACTAAAGTATCGGTATAACTATGAACAATACCGGATAAACTTTTAATTGAGCAAGGTAAAATTACCATCCCACTGACACGAAACGATCCTGAAGAAATTGACGCACCAATATCGCGATCGTCATAAATCACATCTGCTAAAGCATGGATATCTTTTAGTAAATAATCAGTTTCTAATGAAATAGTACGGCGAGCAGCTTGGCTAATCACTAAATGCGTTTCAACTGACGGTACAGATTTCAGAATTTCTAATAAACGTATACCGTAAATTGCACCACTGGCACCGGTTAGCCCAACTATCAGCTTTTTCATTATAATCCTCA
This genomic window contains:
- a CDS encoding UbiX family flavin prenyltransferase; the protein is MKKLIVGLTGASGAIYGIRLLEILKSVPSVETHLVISQAARRTISLETDYLLKDIHALADVIYDDRDIGASISSGSFRVSGMVILPCSIKSLSGIVHSYTDTLVTRAADVVLKEGRKLVLCVRETPLHLGHLRLMTQASELGAVIMPPVPAFYFQPKTIDDIVNQTVNRVLDQFEIDLPDDLFQRWEGDKPAR